One Rhizoctonia solani chromosome 3, complete sequence genomic region harbors:
- a CDS encoding Sugar (and other) transporter — translation MIGLVYGDKGVKLKPHSELALKVSTQIGVFFGQLVFGWLADILGRKKMYGFELMIVILGILAQACAGEARSGRTISIVALLSAWRFIMGVGIGADYPLSSVITSEFSPTKVRGRMMTAVFAMQGFGNFTAALVAFIVTQAYKNQINQDGKRQDSIDRCWRLLIGLGAIPGCIALYCRLTIPETPRFTMDVERNVEQAVQDVNDFLTTGEYRVDPDAVVRRGIAPQATWVDFKRHFGQWRNFKLIFGMAYSWFALDIPFYTLGLNTSSMLKPLGFISKACDDDYTAKNAYTILRGVSQGNLILAVGGLIPGYWFTFLFIDSWGRKPIQIMGFIVLTVLFIVIGATWDILHKQINDYGGSVLIFLYCLANFFQNFGPNTTTFIVPGEAFPTRYRATAHGISAASGKLGAIIAQVVFSIINGYFKGKRTCDDPDPFLKYLMFAFSFFTMTGAAATLLIEETKGRTLEDISNEDQDRFISGPDPLEFQSRDTIDGPSESYPLHNRHSSEP, via the exons ATGATTGGATTAGTCTACGGTGATAAAGGAGTCAAGTTGAAACCCCATTCGGAACTTGCGTTGAAAGTATCCACACAAATTGGCGTCTTTTTCGGCCAGCTTGTGTTCGGCTGGTTAGCGGATATTCTGGGGCGGAAAAAGATGTATGGATTCGAACTGATGATTG TCatccttggcatattggcTCAAGCATGTGCAGGTGAAGCTCGTAGCGGTCGAACTATCAGTATTGTTGCTCTGTTAAGCGCCTGGAGATTTATAATGGGCGTTGGGATTGGGGCCGAT TATCCTCTTTCTTCCGTAATCACGTCAGAGTTCTCCCCAACAAAGGTGCGAGGTCGAATGATGACCGCTGTGTTTGCCATGCAAGGGTTTGGGAACTTTA CGGCTGCTCTGGTTGCTTTTATTGTTACTCAAGCTTATAAGAATCAGATCAACCAGGACGGAAAAAGGCAGGACAGTATCGATCGCTGTTGGCGCCTGTTGATCGGCTTGGGTGCCATTCCTGGGTGCATCGCACTATATTGTCGGCTAACGATTCCTGAAACTCCTCGCTTTACCATGGACGTAGAACGAAACGTCGAACAGGCCGTCCAGGATGTCAATGATTTCTTGACCACGGGTGAATACAGGGTAGATCCTGATGCTGTTGTTCGGCGTGGGATTGCTCCCCAAGCCACATGGGTCGACTTCAAGCGGCATTTTGGACAATGGCGGAACTTCAAGCTTATTTTTGGGATGGCTTATTCATGGTTCGCTCTGGACATCCCATTTTATACTCTAGGACTGAATACCTCAAGCATGCTTAAACCGCTGGGTTTCATTTCGAAAGCTTGCGATGATGATTATACTGCTAAAAACGCATACACCATCCTTCGCGGTGTCTCTCAGGGGAATCTGATATTAGCTGTTGGCGGGCTGATTCCCGGATACTGGTTTACCTTTCTGTTCATTGATTCATGGGGTCGAAAGCCTATTCAGATTATGGGGTTTATCGTTTTGACTG TACTGTTCATCGTAATTGGTGCTACATGGGACATCCTTCACAAACAGATCAACGACTATGGAGGAAGCGTTCTTATATTCTTGTATTG TTTAGCCAATTTTTTCCAAAACTTTGGTCCCAATACTACGACATTCATCGTTCCGGGAGAGGCGTTCCCTACTCGCTACCGCGCCACTGCTCACGGGATATCGGCGGCGTCGGGAAAGCTTGGAGCCATCATTGCTCAGGTTGTTTTCTCCATTATTAATGGATACTTTAAGGGGAAACGCACCTGCGATGACCCTGACCCATTCCTCAAATACCTCATGTTTGCGTTTTCATTCTTTACTATGACCGGGGCTGCGGCTACGCTTCTTATTGAGGAAACAAAAGGCCGAACATTGGAAG ACATATCCAATGAAGATCAGGATCGGTTCATCTCGGGTCCCGATCCTCTGGAGTTTCAGTCTCGCGACACTATTGACGGCCCTAGCGAGTCCTATCCGCTCCACAACAGGCATTCGTCTGAACCATGA